The Marinobacter subterrani genome has a segment encoding these proteins:
- a CDS encoding ABC transporter permease subunit: protein MVRSRSFSFSKVMLVLGLLFLYLPMFVLIVYSFNASRLVSVWAGFSTHWYGELFRDEQILSAVWMSLRIAFYAASMAVCLGTLCAFVITRFKNMRGRTLLSSMITAPLVMPEVITGLSLLLLFVQMAQTIGWPVDRGMATIWIAHTTFCSAYVAVVVSARLQEVDLSIEEAAMDLGCTPLKTFFVITLPVIAPALVSGWLLAFTLSLDDLVIASFVSGPGATTLPMVVFSSVRMGVSPKINALATLIIVAVSLIALVAWYVMRRADKRRQEGH, encoded by the coding sequence ATGGTTAGGTCCCGTTCGTTTAGTTTCTCGAAGGTCATGCTGGTTCTCGGCCTGCTGTTCCTCTATCTGCCGATGTTCGTGCTGATTGTGTATTCGTTCAATGCCTCCCGACTGGTGTCGGTGTGGGCCGGGTTCTCCACGCACTGGTATGGCGAACTGTTCCGTGACGAGCAGATTCTCTCTGCGGTGTGGATGAGCCTGCGGATTGCCTTCTATGCCGCCAGCATGGCGGTCTGCCTGGGTACACTGTGCGCGTTCGTGATCACCCGGTTCAAGAACATGCGCGGCCGCACCCTGCTGTCCAGCATGATTACGGCACCGCTGGTTATGCCGGAGGTAATTACCGGCCTGTCGCTGTTGCTGCTGTTCGTACAGATGGCCCAGACCATCGGCTGGCCAGTGGATCGCGGCATGGCCACCATCTGGATTGCCCATACCACCTTCTGCAGTGCCTATGTGGCGGTGGTGGTGTCGGCCCGGCTACAGGAAGTGGACCTCTCGATTGAGGAGGCGGCCATGGATCTGGGGTGCACGCCCCTGAAAACCTTCTTTGTGATCACCCTGCCAGTGATTGCCCCGGCGCTGGTTTCCGGCTGGCTGCTGGCCTTTACCCTGTCCCTGGATGACCTGGTGATCGCCAGCTTCGTGTCCGGCCCGGGCGCCACCACCTTGCCGATGGTGGTGTTTTCATCGGTGCGCATGGGGGTTTCGCCCAAGATCAATGCCCTGGCCACACTGATCATTGTCGCCGTTTCGCTGATCGCACTGGTTGCCTGGTATGTCATGCGCCGGGCGGATAAGAGGCGTCAGGAGGGACACTAA